CTTATAGATATGCAGCGGGAATTCCGGCTGGCCGTGCAGCTTGTGCTCACGGTAACGGTGTTCGTACATGCTTTCCTCCTGTGAATCGCAATATTGTGCTGATGAACCGCAAATATCTGGTAGAGTATCCGCTACCAATAATAATATCATTATAACTAATCGGAGTCATAATGAAAGGTGGATGCATAGTGGGAGTGAAGAATGTACAGTCCGGTGCAAACGGGATCAGGCTGGAGACGGAAGAGGGACTGATGCAGATTGACTGGTGTACGCCGGGCATTGCCAGAATCCGTTATACGCTGAATGCGGAGCTTAGCAGCAAAGAGAGCCTGATGGTGGTAAGCCGCCCAGAGGCTGAGGCTGTCCAATATAAGGTGACCGACCAAGACGGTTACCTGGAAATCGCAACTGCTCGGCTGACCATTCAGGTGGATAAAGAGACCTGTGCGTTTAGCTACAGGGACGCGGACGGCAGGCTGCTGGCCCGTGAGCCGCGCAGAGGCGGCAAGACACTGGAGCGGACGGAAATCTACCACACTGTATTCGATGCGGATGCGGATGCGGTCGAGACCGGGCAGGGAGCGGACGGGCTGCGGGCCAGGGCCGAAGGTGTAAGCCGGAGGCTTGCGCGGGAGGCTTTTCATACGAAGCTGGAATTTGAATGGCAGAAGGATGAAGCGCTGTATGGCCTCGGCTCCCATGAAGAGGGGATGATGAACCTCCGGGGCAAGCATCAGTACCTGTACCAGCAGAATATGAAGGCGGTTGTACCGGTCCTCGTCTCTACACGCGGCTATGGAATTCTCGTTGATTCGGGGTCTTACATGACCTTCCATGATGATGCCTTCGGCTCGTATCTCTGGACCGATGCGGATGAGGAGATGGATTACTACTTCATTCATGGGCCGGAATTCGATGAGATTACAGCGGGCATCCGCTACCTGACCGGAGAAGCGCCGATGCTGCCGAAGTGGTCCTTCGGATATGTGCAGTCCAAGGAACGTTACGTCTCCCAGCAGGAATTGATTGACATCGTGCAGGGGTACCGTGAACGCTCGCTTCCGCTAGATTGTATTGTGCTTGACTGGCAGTCCTGGACGGGCAACCTGTGGGGGCAAAAAACATTCGATCCCGGACGCTTCCCTGACCCAACGCAGATGATGGAACGCCTCCATGCCATGAATGCCAAGCTTATGGTCTCCATCTGGCCGATTATGGGCGCGGGCGGGGACAATCACGAAGAGATGAAGGCGCGCGGCTTCCTGCTCGGCAATCAGGCAACCTATGATGCCTTCTCGGAAGAGGCCCGGGCGCTGTACTGGAAGCAGGCGAATGAAGGGCTGTTCGCCCACGGCATCGATGCGTGGTGGTGTGACTGCACCGAGCCGTTCGAGGCTGACTGGAAGGGTGCGGTGAAGCCGGAGCCGGAGCAGCGCATGCTGATTAATACGGCGGAATCGAAGCGGTATCTGGACCCGGGGCTGATCAATGCCTATTCGATGCAGCATTCCAAAGGCATCTATGAAGGCCAGCGTGCGGTAACCTCAGACAAGCGGGTCGTCAATCTGACGCGCTCCGCTTATGCCGGACAGCACCGGTATGCCACGATCACCTGGTCAGGAGATACCGCCGCCAACTGGGAGACGCTGCGTAAGCAGATTGCCGACGGCTTGAACTTCTGTGTGACCGGCTCTCCGTACTGGACGCTGGACATCGGCGCCTTCTTCGTGCAGAAGCGCAAGGAGCAATGGTTCTGGAACGGAGATTATGACGAAGGCGTTGCCGATCTTGGCTACCGCGAGCTGTACGTCCGCTGGTTCCAGCTTGGCGCGTTCCTGCCGATGTTCCGTTCCCACGGAACCGATACGCCACGGGAGATCTGGCAGTTCGGCCAGGAGGGTGAGCTGATGTACGACACCCTGGTGAAATACCTGAAGCTGCGTTACCGGCTGATGCCCTATATCTACTCACTGGCCGGTGCGGTTGCCCACCGAAGTTATACCATGTTCCGTGCCCTGGCCTTCGACTACCGGGAGGATACCCGGGTCCATGACATCGGCGACCAGTTCATGTTCGGGCCGGCCTTCATGGTGGCTCCGGTCACGGAAGCCATGTATTACGGCCCCGGCTCCCGTGAGCTTCAAGGGGTGTCCAAGCAGCGCAGCGTCTACCTTCCTGAAGGGGAATGGTACGATTACTGGACCGGGGAACGGCTTGCCGGCGGCCGGGTGATTGAAGCCGGAGCGGATCTTGCGACGCTGCCGCTCTTCGTCCGTGCCGGGTCGATTGTGCCGGAAGGGCCTGAGACACAATATACGGATGAGCAGCCGGAGGCTATAGTCCGTCTCAAGGTGTACAGCGGCAAGGATGCAGCCTTCACTCTCTACGAGGATGAAGGGGATAACTATAATTATGAGCACGGCTCCTGCTCCATGATTACGCTGAACTGGTGTGAGGCGGACCGCAGTCTGACCATCGGGAAGCGGGAAGGGCGTTATGAGGGAATGCCGGAGGTACGGCAATTTGCCGTGGAGATCACCGGTCAGGCCGGAAGCTGCACAGTGACCTACAGCGGGGAAGCGGTAACCGTCCGGGAGAATGACCTGGCTTTCTAAAGCGGGGGGACTTCCCCACAGGGCATGACTTAAAGCGTGCGGCTGTTCCTCCGGTAGGCGGCGGGGGTCATCCGGGTGATTTTTTTGAAGGTGCGGTAGAAGTGGGGCATACTCTCGAAGCCGCAGGCCATCGCGATCTGTTCGATGGTGGCACCGGATTGCAGCAGGCTGTCCTTGGCGGCAAAAATCCGCTTCGTCGCAATATAGTCCGTCACATTCATCCCGAGACGCTGCTTGAAGACCCGGCTGAAGTGGGCCGGAGAGATATTTGCCCGCCCTGCAAGCAGAGCCAGCTCCAGCGGCTGTTGCAGATGGCCGTCAATATAGGCCAGCGCCTCGCGGAACCAGTCCGGCAGCGACAGATTGGTGTCCACCGGACCGGCGGCCTGCGGCAGACAGTAGCGGTTCAGATGCAGCAGCGTGAGCTGGAGCAGCAGGGTCAGGGCTTGCCCGCCGTCCGGGCGGTTCTCCCCGCGTTCTGCGTGAAGGGCGTCGATATCCTTTTGTATAATTGAGGCATGCTCGGGCGGCAGGGTATACTTGTATTGCTTACGCCTCTTGGCGGTGTCGAACAGCTTCAGGTAAGCATAAGGCTCGCCGTAGGATTGATGATGAAGCAGACCCGGGCTGAAAAAGACCGCAGAAGAGGTCACCGGCTCCTCACTATCCGGGAACCCGCGGTGCACCGTATTGCCGGGAACGACAATAATATCGCCCTGGCGCATCTCATAGAAGGTCTGGTCGATGAAGAAGCTCCCTTTGCCCCCGTACACATAGATGAATTCGTACCAGTCATGCTGATGGTCGGGAAGCTCGCGCTGCGGGCTTTTCGTCTCCTTATAGTCCAGCAGCAGGGAGAAGGGCCCTTGATTGTCAAAATGCTTGGTGATCGGTCCGATGATGTTCTCCTCCTTGGGCAGAGCTGTGATTCCTCTCTGTATCATATCAAAATAAGGTATAGATTTGTTTGTTTTCGCTATTTTTATTCCTTTATCGGATGTTTACAATAAGATGGAATGGAGGCGGTATCATTGTATATTGATGCTCATCAGCATTACTGGAAGATTGAGAGGGATGATTACGGCTGGATTACGCCGGAGATTCCGGTGCTGTTCCGGGATTATCTGCCCGCTGATCTGGAGCCGGAGCTAATGAAGCACGGGATCAGCCGGACGGTTGTTGTACAGGCTGCGCCTACAGTAGAGGAGACCGAATATATTCTGGGACTCAGCGAGCAGGCAGACTCCGTTGCAGGCGTCATCGGCTGGCTGGATCTTGCAAGCCCTTCCTTCCAGGCTGAATTCGAACGGCTCAGCAGACATCCGAAGTTCACCGGGCTGCGCGTAATGATTCAGGAGATGGCGGACCCTGGTGTGCTTTTGACCCGGCCTTATATAGAAGCGCTCTCATTTCTTGCGGAGCGGGATGTGCCGGTGGATCTGCTGGTGCTTGACCATCAGCTTCCACAGCTCATTGAGATGCTGGAGAGGGTTCCGGGACTGCGCGGGGTCATTGACCATCTGGCCAAGCCTCCGATTGCCTCGGGCAGCCTGGAGCCGTGGAGAAGCCGGATGGCAGAGGTTGCAGGTCACCCGGGAATCTATTGCAAGCTGTCCGGGATGGTGACCGAGGCTGATCCGCAGGGCTGGACGCAGGAGGATTTCACCGCTTACGTTCATGCTGTGCTGGAGCTGTTCGGACCGGAGCGGGTAATGTTCGGCAGTGATTGGCCGGTGTGCCTGATGGCGGCAACCTATGATGAGGTGGTTGGGATTCTGCGCAATGCCTTACAGGACCGTTTGTCAGCGGAAGAGATGGAGCCGGTGTTTGGAGCGAATGCGGCCAGATTTTATAAGTTAGATTCATAAACCATAGGAGGTTGTGCACGATGAAATACAGACAGCTGGGCAATACGGGACTGGAAGTCTCGGCATTAAGCTTCGGGGCCTCTTCGCTGGGGAGCGTGTTCCGGGAGGTTCCGAAGGATGAGGCGATTCTAACGGTTCATACGGCAATTGATCTGGGAATCAACCTCATTGACGTCTCCCCATACTACGGCCTGATGAAAGCGGAGACAGTGCTGGGTGAGGCGCTGCAGACGGTGCCGCGTGACAAGTATATCCTAAGCACCAAGGCTGGACGTTACGGGTCAGATGAATTCGACTTCTCCAGAGAGCGGATCATCCGCAGCGCGGAAGAGAGCATGGGCCGCCTGGGTACGGATTATCTGGATATTCTGCTGTTGCATGATGTTGAATTCGGCTCCATGCAGCAGGTGCTGGAGGAGGGGATTCCGGCGCTGGAAGAGCTGAAGCAGGCGGGCAAAATCCGTTACTCCGGCGTCAGCGGCCTGCCTCTGAGTGTGTTCGAGAAGGTGCTGCCGCAGACCAGGCTGGATGTCATTCTATCGTATTGCCATTATTCGCTGAACGATACCACACTGCTCCGGCTTCTTCCGCTGCTGGAGGAGAGCGGCACAGGGCTGATCAACGCATCGCCGATCTCGATGGGGCTGCTCAGCAACCGCAAGGTGCCGGACTGGCATCCGGCCAGTGCCGAGATTCAGGCTGCGTGTCAGCGCGCCGCTGAATATTGCAGGGACAAGGGCGAAGACATTGTCAAGCTGGCGGTTCAGTTCTCCACGGCGAACGAGCAGATTCCAACCACCTTGGTCAGCACGGCGACACCGGCTAATATCCGCAACAATATTAAGTGGACCGAAGAGCCGATGGACGAACAATTATTGGCAGAAGTGCGCGATATTCTGAAGCCGATTGACGGGGCTACCTGGCTGAGCGGCCGGGCGGAATGGAACGGGGATTCGGTCCGGAACGGGGGGCATATATAATGAAGGGAATTATTTGTGAGGAAGTTGGAAAGTTCATATTCCGCGAGGATCTGCCGGAGCCGGAGCTGCTGGACGGGGAAGCCATTGTCAGCATCCGCCGCATCGGGATCTGCGGTACAGACCTGCACGCCTACCGGGGGAACCAGCCTTATTTCACTTATCCGCGTGTGCTGGGACATGAGCTGTCCGGGATCATTGAACGTATCGGCGACAATCCGCAGGGGCTTCGCGCCGGGGATCAGGTCAGTGTTATCCCTTATCTGCATTGCGGGGAGTGCCGGGCCTGCCTGAGCGGTAAAACTAATTGCTGCCAGAAAATGAGAGTGTTCGGTGTTCACCTGGATGGAGGAATGCGGGAGCGGGTGAGCTTGCCTGTAGGCAACCTGCTGAAGACAGACGGCCTGTCGCTGGATCAGGCAGCCATGCTGGAGCCGCTGGCGATTGGCGCCCATGCGGTGCGGCGCTCAGGCGTCAATGCGGGGGATCAGGTGCTGGTGATCGGGGCTGGGCCGATCGGACTTGGCGTGATGGCCATGGCCCGATACGCCGGAGCGAAGGTCATTGCGATGGATGTCAACGATGAACGCCTGGCCTTCTGCAAGGGCTGGGCGCAGGCGGAGTATACGGTAAGCGCCTTGCGCGAGCCGAAGGAGCATCTGTCAGCGCTGACAGATGGCAACTTCCTGCCGCATGTCATTGATTCCACCGGCAATGTCTCCTCTATGGAAGGGGCTTTCGGACTGGTGGGCCATGGCGGCACATTGACCTATGTCGGCTTGGTCAAAGGCAACATTACCTTCAGTGACCCCGATTTCCATGCCCGCGAGATGACGGTACAGGGCAGCAGAAATGCGACACGCGAGGATTTTGAACGGGTGATCAGCGCCATTAGGGACGGTTACATTGATGTGGACCGTTATATTTCCCACCGCAGCCCGTTCGGGGAGATGATCGGACAGTTTGAGAGCTGGCTGAATCCCGAAACCAAGGTGATCAAGGCACTGGTTGAGCTGAATTAACTGCGAAGGAGCGAAGCAACGATGACAAGCAAGGAACACAGCCAGCGGTTATGGTACGATGAGCCGGCACAGAACTGGAATGAGGCACTGCCGATCGGCAACGGGCGGCTTGGGGCGATGATTTTTGGACGGGCGGCTGAGGAGAAGCTCCAGCTCAATGAGGATTCTGTCTGGTACGGTGGTCCGCGTGACCGCAACAACGAAGATGCGCTGCCTAACCTGCCGAAGCTCCGCCAGCTGATTCTGGAAGGCAAGCTGCGGGAGGCGGAGGAGCTGGCGGCGCTGACGATGGCCGGGCTGCCGGAAGCGCAGCGCCATTATCTGCCGCTTGGCGATCTGCTGCTGTCGTTCGGCGGCCATGAGCAGCCAGTGGAAGACTACAGCCGGGAGCTGGATCTGGAACGCGGCGTATCCCGGGTGAGCTATGTGACCGGCGGGGTGCGGTATACCCGCGAGCTGTTTGCCAGCTATCCGGATCAGGCCATCGTGGTGCGGATTACCTCTGACCGCAAGCAAGGTATCTCCCTAAAGGCGAGGTTCAACCGCCAGAACTGGAGAATGCTGGAGAAGACAGAGAAGTGGCAGGACAGCGGACTGGTAATGAACGGCGTGTGCGGGGGCCAAGGCGGCAGTACATTTGCTGCCGTCCTCCGGGCGGTTACCGGAGATGGAACCGCCCGCACGCTTGGCGAGCATCTGCTGGTGGAGGGAGCAAGCTCGGTAACGCTGCTGCTGGCGGCGGGAACTACCTTCCGCCAGCCTGATCCGGCACTCCATGGCAAGCGGCAGCTGGAGGCGCTGAGTAAGGTTCCTTATGAGGAACTGCTGGCCCGCCATATCACAGACTACCGCAGCCTGTACGCCCGGGTTGCGCTGACGCTGCCGGAGAACCCGGAGCTGAGCGGACTGCCGACCGGCGAACGGCTGGAGCGGTTCCGTCAGGGGGAAGAGGATCACGGACTGATCTCGACCTATTTCCAGTATGGCCGTTACCTGCTGATCGCCTCCAGCCGTCCCGGCTCGCTCCCTGCGAATCTGC
This region of Paenibacillus sp. FSL K6-1096 genomic DNA includes:
- a CDS encoding aldo/keto reductase, giving the protein MKYRQLGNTGLEVSALSFGASSLGSVFREVPKDEAILTVHTAIDLGINLIDVSPYYGLMKAETVLGEALQTVPRDKYILSTKAGRYGSDEFDFSRERIIRSAEESMGRLGTDYLDILLLHDVEFGSMQQVLEEGIPALEELKQAGKIRYSGVSGLPLSVFEKVLPQTRLDVILSYCHYSLNDTTLLRLLPLLEESGTGLINASPISMGLLSNRKVPDWHPASAEIQAACQRAAEYCRDKGEDIVKLAVQFSTANEQIPTTLVSTATPANIRNNIKWTEEPMDEQLLAEVRDILKPIDGATWLSGRAEWNGDSVRNGGHI
- a CDS encoding TIM-barrel domain-containing protein, translating into MGVKNVQSGANGIRLETEEGLMQIDWCTPGIARIRYTLNAELSSKESLMVVSRPEAEAVQYKVTDQDGYLEIATARLTIQVDKETCAFSYRDADGRLLAREPRRGGKTLERTEIYHTVFDADADAVETGQGADGLRARAEGVSRRLAREAFHTKLEFEWQKDEALYGLGSHEEGMMNLRGKHQYLYQQNMKAVVPVLVSTRGYGILVDSGSYMTFHDDAFGSYLWTDADEEMDYYFIHGPEFDEITAGIRYLTGEAPMLPKWSFGYVQSKERYVSQQELIDIVQGYRERSLPLDCIVLDWQSWTGNLWGQKTFDPGRFPDPTQMMERLHAMNAKLMVSIWPIMGAGGDNHEEMKARGFLLGNQATYDAFSEEARALYWKQANEGLFAHGIDAWWCDCTEPFEADWKGAVKPEPEQRMLINTAESKRYLDPGLINAYSMQHSKGIYEGQRAVTSDKRVVNLTRSAYAGQHRYATITWSGDTAANWETLRKQIADGLNFCVTGSPYWTLDIGAFFVQKRKEQWFWNGDYDEGVADLGYRELYVRWFQLGAFLPMFRSHGTDTPREIWQFGQEGELMYDTLVKYLKLRYRLMPYIYSLAGAVAHRSYTMFRALAFDYREDTRVHDIGDQFMFGPAFMVAPVTEAMYYGPGSRELQGVSKQRSVYLPEGEWYDYWTGERLAGGRVIEAGADLATLPLFVRAGSIVPEGPETQYTDEQPEAIVRLKVYSGKDAAFTLYEDEGDNYNYEHGSCSMITLNWCEADRSLTIGKREGRYEGMPEVRQFAVEITGQAGSCTVTYSGEAVTVRENDLAF
- a CDS encoding zinc-binding alcohol dehydrogenase family protein translates to MKGIICEEVGKFIFREDLPEPELLDGEAIVSIRRIGICGTDLHAYRGNQPYFTYPRVLGHELSGIIERIGDNPQGLRAGDQVSVIPYLHCGECRACLSGKTNCCQKMRVFGVHLDGGMRERVSLPVGNLLKTDGLSLDQAAMLEPLAIGAHAVRRSGVNAGDQVLVIGAGPIGLGVMAMARYAGAKVIAMDVNDERLAFCKGWAQAEYTVSALREPKEHLSALTDGNFLPHVIDSTGNVSSMEGAFGLVGHGGTLTYVGLVKGNITFSDPDFHAREMTVQGSRNATREDFERVISAIRDGYIDVDRYISHRSPFGEMIGQFESWLNPETKVIKALVELN
- a CDS encoding AraC family transcriptional regulator, with protein sequence MIQRGITALPKEENIIGPITKHFDNQGPFSLLLDYKETKSPQRELPDHQHDWYEFIYVYGGKGSFFIDQTFYEMRQGDIIVVPGNTVHRGFPDSEEPVTSSAVFFSPGLLHHQSYGEPYAYLKLFDTAKRRKQYKYTLPPEHASIIQKDIDALHAERGENRPDGGQALTLLLQLTLLHLNRYCLPQAAGPVDTNLSLPDWFREALAYIDGHLQQPLELALLAGRANISPAHFSRVFKQRLGMNVTDYIATKRIFAAKDSLLQSGATIEQIAMACGFESMPHFYRTFKKITRMTPAAYRRNSRTL
- a CDS encoding amidohydrolase family protein produces the protein MYIDAHQHYWKIERDDYGWITPEIPVLFRDYLPADLEPELMKHGISRTVVVQAAPTVEETEYILGLSEQADSVAGVIGWLDLASPSFQAEFERLSRHPKFTGLRVMIQEMADPGVLLTRPYIEALSFLAERDVPVDLLVLDHQLPQLIEMLERVPGLRGVIDHLAKPPIASGSLEPWRSRMAEVAGHPGIYCKLSGMVTEADPQGWTQEDFTAYVHAVLELFGPERVMFGSDWPVCLMAATYDEVVGILRNALQDRLSAEEMEPVFGANAARFYKLDS